From Pigmentibacter ruber, a single genomic window includes:
- a CDS encoding TatD family hydrolase, producing the protein MDSHFHLNYLPNLKQTILNSIHSKVKVGVAAGVWNEDTLENIAILTNSDFNDILEFLNRENYLNSNFQISSNKFSCFLTHGLHPMHIHEKWLNTDGSENIKQITKDFELFNTILKNHLSNIWAIGEAGFDLSKDVMQHSKCKGLAKKQVLELQNIAFEFLVESAVKYNLPMILHLRAPWQYCYERIQWALEKGVQKIMIHCYSGSVEELKKLSKHSIFFSFGGVPTWKQALKNREAFIQCPTHLRLLETDSPDLPPEIPEIGKLPYNEPAMLNNIANILAKYVDLSPSELVDQTNKNILKFLGII; encoded by the coding sequence ATTGATTCGCATTTTCATTTGAATTATCTACCTAATTTAAAGCAAACAATTCTAAACTCCATCCATTCAAAAGTTAAAGTTGGAGTTGCCGCAGGTGTGTGGAATGAAGATACACTTGAAAATATTGCCATCCTAACCAATTCTGATTTTAATGATATTCTTGAGTTTTTAAATCGAGAAAATTATCTAAATTCCAACTTTCAAATAAGTAGCAATAAATTTTCTTGTTTCCTAACCCATGGTTTGCATCCAATGCATATCCATGAAAAGTGGTTAAATACTGATGGAAGTGAAAATATCAAGCAAATTACAAAAGATTTTGAATTATTTAATACTATTTTGAAAAATCATTTATCTAATATTTGGGCAATTGGTGAAGCAGGGTTTGATCTTTCTAAAGATGTTATGCAACATTCAAAGTGCAAAGGATTAGCAAAAAAACAGGTACTTGAATTGCAAAATATCGCATTTGAATTTTTAGTTGAAAGTGCAGTAAAATATAATTTACCTATGATTTTACATTTGCGCGCTCCGTGGCAATATTGCTATGAAAGAATTCAATGGGCATTAGAAAAAGGGGTGCAAAAAATTATGATCCATTGCTATAGTGGATCTGTTGAAGAATTAAAAAAACTTTCTAAGCACTCTATATTTTTTTCTTTTGGTGGTGTTCCTACTTGGAAACAAGCTTTAAAAAATAGAGAAGCTTTTATTCAATGCCCTACGCATTTAAGATTGCTTGAAACCGATTCTCCCGATCTTCCCCCAGAAATACCTGAAATTGGAAAATTACCTTATAACGAACCTGCAATGTTGAATAATATTGCAAATATTTTAGCAAAATACGTTGATTTATCTCCTAGTGAATTAGTAGATCAAACAAATAAAAATATTTTAAAATTTTTAGGAATAATTTAG
- a CDS encoding Fur family transcriptional regulator, protein MIPTPINEKNPCLSVAEIEERLKKSGVAATAQRIAICKYVLCEADHPTAEDIKNWTDANFPKLSRATVYNTLDVLVHAGMLKEFKLPHTGKVVYDTNVNEHFHFFDNNTGKLFDISEEQCKLILDLPKNINVVEVDVFLRGTMT, encoded by the coding sequence ATGATTCCAACACCAATAAATGAAAAAAATCCATGCTTAAGTGTTGCTGAGATAGAAGAAAGACTGAAAAAGTCTGGTGTGGCCGCGACTGCACAAAGAATTGCAATTTGTAAGTATGTTCTTTGTGAAGCAGATCATCCTACAGCAGAAGATATAAAAAATTGGACTGATGCTAACTTTCCAAAATTAAGCAGAGCAACCGTATACAATACCTTAGATGTTCTTGTGCACGCAGGTATGTTGAAAGAATTTAAATTACCACATACTGGTAAAGTAGTTTACGATACAAACGTAAACGAACATTTCCACTTTTTTGATAACAATACTGGAAAGCTATTTGATATTTCAGAAGAGCAATGTAAACTTATATTAGACCTACCTAAAAATATTAACGTAGTGGAGGTAGACGTATTTTTGCGGGGAACAATGACTTAA
- a CDS encoding phage tail protein — MKASYIVSLVPLLLSSSFIYGLPCQEGGLTEKVNCLNRKLETLMQINSTLNNKINDAAKVPAGTVVAFAGDINKIPEGWVLCDGKVISRKDKYSELFNTIGTAHGQGDGSTTFHLPDYRGLFLRGVLNDRSGLMDPSATTRGSMNTGGNTGNKVGSYQGDSFGEHSHNSGNLRNSSSYLSYNGSGTPDSRYVSGTTQPDGDHSHNHPTHYTRQHLHPGNGFAVIQADPSISQYNKSTQSAGSHSHSFSIRLPNYSFSINTSIPAQTISGTTANQGGSETRPKNAYVNYIIKY, encoded by the coding sequence ATGAAAGCTAGTTACATTGTTTCCCTAGTACCATTATTATTATCATCATCATTTATATACGGATTACCTTGTCAAGAAGGAGGATTGACTGAAAAGGTAAATTGCTTAAATAGAAAGCTTGAAACATTAATGCAAATTAATTCTACCCTTAACAATAAAATTAATGATGCAGCAAAAGTACCAGCGGGAACAGTTGTTGCATTTGCAGGCGACATAAATAAAATTCCTGAAGGTTGGGTATTGTGTGATGGAAAAGTAATTTCACGCAAAGACAAATATTCTGAATTATTTAACACCATCGGCACCGCCCACGGACAAGGCGATGGTTCCACTACCTTTCACTTACCAGATTATCGTGGATTATTTTTGCGTGGAGTATTAAATGACAGAAGTGGTTTAATGGATCCTTCTGCAACTACACGTGGCTCAATGAATACAGGAGGTAACACTGGAAATAAAGTTGGTTCTTACCAAGGAGATTCTTTTGGTGAGCACAGTCATAATTCTGGGAACTTGAGGAATTCTAGTAGTTATTTAAGTTATAATGGTAGCGGTACTCCTGATAGCAGATATGTAAGTGGGACAACACAACCTGATGGCGATCACTCACATAATCATCCAACTCATTATACAAGACAGCACCTACATCCAGGAAATGGTTTTGCAGTTATCCAAGCTGACCCATCAATAAGTCAATATAATAAAAGTACTCAAAGCGCTGGATCACATAGCCATTCTTTTTCAATAAGACTTCCAAATTATTCTTTTTCCATTAATACATCAATTCCAGCACAAACAATAAGCGGAACAACTGCAAATCAAGGCGGTAGTGAAACAAGACCAAAAAATGCTTATGTAAATTATATTATTAAGTATTAA
- a CDS encoding RCC1 domain-containing protein: MKINYNKNNEILFLSLVFVHLVSCGKKNNQSESYGNLNKNFASVINLVPEYKFYEVVNSSQNLCAIEKKFNAIYCWNKYSDSDSSGIPSEHFIINDKKYQKIVISENILCAKNDENKWVCGKNPTKKLDFQNPKELNLPINANFMTLTLSEEKICGINKNDELVYCWDFDVENKKISENPYLLSTTKFLDFKINGSKVLNTEFSCGIDKDKFLHCMGNNNFGQLGLGNKKNSSQFKKIENNLKWKQVELGNSHTCALSEQNEMYCWGSNNKAQLGINAFSKKYENNIEKKVCNNIQNNCLESATLPQKIENFNNISKIFVNSDTSCFKDSSNKLYCFGDNTYGQLNNNSDTLIQQNIESNLGSKYSVLSKALKISNLEFTNISISNSSLCGISANNEKLQCYGFLFKNRFSKISVGLDTACGLTSSENGNHLLCLNTNLKEPNSLEASPWNTSQLMPWTSQLSYIDIQQSKEYSCAIRKDNQSIDCWSKSENTLINKISNSINKVLPINYEFKNEKGIKLEFVKISTGVNHICGIDKLNTAYCWGNNSSGQLGDGSYQFSKLPVKVITEDQENIFFKDISVGDFHTCAVSLNDKLYCWGENKQNQLGDPSIPLSYEYPNLIDLINVSFKKVLADGNYSCAESNSNDLYCWGNSFEGIFVNPDNTLIPNQKIPKKIDLNQKFISFSTRDGTICIVNQKNELFCKGKSLNQKNKQFIKIERPYAQNFYSVSVGYKNICGIRKIDENLTIENPYVFDASIDCWKN, translated from the coding sequence ATGAAAATAAATTACAATAAAAATAATGAAATATTATTTTTATCACTGGTATTTGTCCATCTAGTCTCTTGTGGCAAAAAAAATAATCAAAGCGAAAGTTATGGTAATCTAAATAAAAATTTTGCATCAGTAATAAATTTGGTGCCAGAGTATAAATTTTATGAAGTTGTAAATTCTTCGCAAAATTTATGTGCAATTGAAAAAAAATTTAACGCAATTTATTGTTGGAATAAGTACTCAGATAGTGACAGCAGTGGTATACCATCAGAACATTTTATAATTAACGATAAAAAATATCAAAAAATTGTTATTAGTGAAAATATTTTATGCGCTAAAAATGATGAAAATAAATGGGTTTGTGGCAAAAATCCAACTAAAAAATTAGATTTCCAAAATCCAAAAGAATTAAATTTACCGATTAATGCAAATTTTATGACTTTGACTTTATCAGAAGAAAAAATTTGTGGAATTAATAAAAATGATGAGCTAGTTTATTGCTGGGATTTTGATGTAGAAAATAAGAAAATATCAGAAAATCCTTATTTACTTTCAACGACTAAATTTTTAGATTTTAAGATAAATGGAAGTAAAGTTTTAAATACTGAATTTTCTTGCGGCATAGATAAAGATAAATTTTTACATTGTATGGGAAATAATAATTTTGGACAACTAGGTTTAGGTAATAAAAAAAATTCGTCGCAATTTAAAAAGATAGAAAATAATTTAAAATGGAAGCAAGTTGAGTTAGGCAATTCGCACACATGTGCGCTATCAGAGCAAAATGAAATGTATTGTTGGGGTTCAAATAATAAAGCTCAACTTGGAATAAATGCGTTTAGCAAAAAATATGAAAATAATATTGAGAAAAAAGTCTGCAATAATATTCAAAATAATTGTCTTGAAAGTGCGACTTTACCACAAAAAATTGAAAACTTTAATAATATAAGTAAAATTTTTGTTAATTCTGATACAAGCTGTTTTAAAGACAGTAGTAACAAATTGTATTGTTTTGGCGATAATACATATGGACAATTAAATAATAATTCTGACACATTAATACAACAAAACATTGAAAGCAATTTAGGATCAAAATATTCTGTTTTATCAAAGGCATTAAAAATTTCAAATTTGGAATTTACTAATATCAGTATATCAAATTCTAGTCTATGTGGCATTAGTGCAAATAATGAAAAACTACAATGTTACGGTTTTTTATTCAAAAACCGTTTTAGTAAAATATCCGTTGGTTTAGATACTGCTTGTGGCCTTACTTCAAGCGAAAACGGAAATCATTTATTGTGTTTAAATACAAATTTGAAAGAACCTAATTCTTTAGAGGCTTCTCCTTGGAACACATCGCAATTGATGCCTTGGACCTCACAATTATCTTATATAGATATCCAGCAATCAAAAGAGTATAGTTGTGCTATTCGCAAAGATAATCAATCAATTGATTGCTGGAGTAAAAGTGAAAATACATTAATAAATAAAATTTCAAATTCAATTAATAAAGTCCTTCCAATTAATTATGAATTCAAGAATGAAAAAGGAATTAAATTAGAATTTGTTAAAATATCTACCGGTGTTAATCATATCTGTGGAATTGATAAATTAAATACTGCGTATTGTTGGGGTAATAATAGTTCAGGCCAGCTAGGTGATGGTTCTTACCAATTTTCAAAATTACCAGTTAAAGTAATCACAGAAGATCAAGAAAATATCTTTTTTAAAGACATAAGTGTTGGTGATTTTCACACTTGTGCTGTTTCTTTAAATGATAAGTTGTATTGCTGGGGCGAAAATAAGCAAAATCAGTTAGGAGATCCCAGTATTCCTCTTTCATACGAATATCCAAATTTAATTGATTTAATAAATGTATCCTTTAAAAAAGTCTTAGCTGATGGAAATTACTCATGTGCAGAATCAAATTCAAATGATCTTTATTGTTGGGGAAATAGCTTTGAAGGAATATTTGTCAACCCTGACAATACACTAATACCAAATCAAAAAATTCCTAAAAAAATAGATCTAAATCAAAAATTTATCTCTTTTTCTACAAGAGATGGGACAATTTGTATTGTTAATCAAAAGAATGAATTATTTTGTAAAGGAAAAAGTTTAAATCAAAAAAATAAGCAATTTATTAAAATAGAAAGACCTTATGCCCAAAATTTTTATAGCGTTTCAGTAGGATATAAAAACATCTGTGGCATTAGAAAAATTGATGAAAATTTAACAATAGAAAATCCATACGTTTTTGATGCAAGTATAGATTGTTGGAAAAATTAA